The Pseudodesulfovibrio sp. JC047 genome includes the window AACTTCCACCGACATGATCGGCTCGAGAAGGACCGGCTTGGCACCTTTGCAGGCTTGTTTGATAGCCTGAGAACCGGCAATGTAGAAGGCCTGTTCGCTTGAATCGACTTCATGATAGGAGCCGTACACAAGCTTGACCTTCACATCGACAACCGGGAAACCGGCGACGATACCGTTCTTCATGGCATCTTTAATGCCCTTATCAACAGCGGGAATGTATTCCTTGGGAATCACGCCGCCCTTGATTTCGTCCACGAATTCGTACCCTTTCTCAGGATTGGGTTCAACTTCGAGAACAACGTGGCCATACTGACCACGACCACCAGACTGTTTGGCATGTTTGACATCAACCTTTTTCGGTGCGGAGATGGTCTCTCTGTACGCAACGCGGGGCGCGCCCACATTGGCGTTCACGTTGAACTCCCTGAGGAGACGATCAACAATGATTTCGAGATGCAACTCGCCCATTCCGGCGATCAGAGTCTGTCCGGTTTCCTCATCACCCTTGACGCGGAAAGACGGATCTTCCTTGGCAAGTTTGACGAGAGCCGCGGACAATGTGTCACGGTCTGCCTTAGTCTTGGGTTCAATAGCCACTTCGATAACCGAATCAGGGATGTCCAAGGACTCAAGCACGACTGCGTGTTTGAGATCGGACATGGTATCGCCAGTGGCTACGTATTTGAGGCCGACGGCGGCGACAATGTCACCGGCGAATGCCTCTTTTATTTCTTCACGCTTGTTGGCGTGCATTTTCAAGAGACGACCAATGCGTTCTTTCTTGCCGGTTGCAGCGTTCATGACAGTGTCACCGCTGACGATCTTACCGGAGTAGATACGCAAAAAGGTCAGATGGCCAACAAAGGGGTCGGTCATCAGTTTGAAGGCAAGTGCTGCGAGCGGCTTATCGTCGTCGCAGGGGCACTCGATCTCTTCTTCGGTGTCGGGGTCGATGCCTTTCATGGTCTCGATATCGAGCGGAGAAGGCATGTAATCGACAACGGCGTCGAGCAACGGCTGTACACCCTTGTTACGGAATGCGGTGCCGCACAGCACGGGGCAGATGGTCAGGCTGTTCGTCGCCTTACGCACGCCCTCGCGCAGTTCGTCGGGAGTCAATTCCTCGTCAGCCATGTACCTTTCAAGAAGCACTTCGTCTTCTTCTGCAATGGCTTCGATCATCTCGGAACGCATCAGTTCATATTGATCCTGAAGGTCTGCCGGGACGTCAACGGTGGAGAAGCTGGCACCATGATCTTTATGATCATAGATGTATGCCTTGCCTTCGATGAGATCGACAACACCTTGGAATTCGTCCTCTGCACCGATAGGCAACTGGACAGGCACGGCCTTAGCACCGAGACGAGTCCTCATCATGTCAACGCAACGGAAGAAATCCGCACCAGTGCGGTCCATCTTGTTGACAAATGCCATGCGGGGCACGTCGTACCGATCCGCCTGGCGCCACACCGTTTCGGACTGAGGTTCAACTCCGGCCACGGAGTCGAAGACGGCTATGGCGCCGTCAAGGACGCGCAGTGCGCGCTCAACTTCCATGGTGAAGTCAACGTGACCAGGTGTGTCAATAATGTTGACACGATGGTCCCGCCACATACAAGTGGTTGCAGCAGACGTGATAGTGATACCACGTTCCTGCTCCTGAACCATCCAGTCCATGGTTGCTTCGCCATCGTGAACTTCACCGATCTTATGGGAAACACCGGTGTAAAACAAAATGCGCTCTGTAGTGGTCGTCTTGCCCGCATCGATGTGAGCCATGATACCAATATTGCGCTGTTTATCTCTGGGTACTTTTCTCGCCACTGTAATACTCCGTGACTACCAGCGGTAGTGGGCAAAAGCTTTATTCGCTTCGGCCATCTTGTGGGTATCTTCGCGCTTTTTGACGGCGCCGCCACGGTTATTGAATGCGTCGAGGAGTTCTCCGGACAGACGGGCAACCATGCCCTTCTCTCCGCGACCGCGCGCATATCCGATCAGCCAACGAATGGCGAGAGCGGTTTGACGGTCAGGACGAACTTCCAAGGGTACCTGATAGGTAGCACCACCGACACGACGGGATTTGACTTCCAGAGCTGGACGAATGTTGTCCAAGCACTTTTCGAAGGCCTTCAAAGGCTCTTCGTTCGTCTTGTTGGCCAGGGTTTCAATTGCCTGGTAGAAAATTCTTTCAGCAGTGCTTTTCTTACCGTCCAGCATCAGACGGTTGATGAAGCGAGTAATGAGTTTGCTGCCGTACACGGGGTCCGGCAGAATCTGTCTCTTTTGGACAGGACCTTTACGAGGCATTTTTTTCTCCTTGAGTTCATCCGGGGGGACATTATTTCAGGCAGCCTCCGCCCTACTTTGTCATCCCTCCCCGGGCATTAAAAAAGGCTTAACCTATTTAGGACGCTTGGTGCCGTACTTGGAACGACCACGACGACGATCATCAACACCAGAGGTATCGAGAGTACCGCGGACAATGTGGTAACGGACACCGGGCAAGTCTTTTACACGACCGCCGCGGATAAGTACCACGGAGTGTTCCTGAAGGTTATGGCCTTCACCACCGATATAAGCGGTGACTTCCATGCCGTTGGTCAGACGCACACGAGCAACCTTACGAAGCGCGGAGTTCGGCTTCTTAGGGGTTGTGGTGTACACTCTGGTGCAAACACCGCGGCGCTGAGGGCATTCCATCAAGGCCGGGGTCTTCTTCCGTTTGGACTGCGCTTTGCGGCCACTACGGATGAGTTGGTTAATGGTGGGCATTCATCCTCCAATCATTAGTTAATAGATTACCCACGCGCAAATACTGCGCAAAGAGGACCGCAAGTAATCCAAAAACTCGGGGCTTGTCAAGTAAATCGCCCAGAACTTCCAGAATACTTTTGGGTTTTCGTATAAAAAAAAGTTGGAGGGGTCCAACCCCTCCAACTTTTTTCATCAATTTTCCACGGTTGAAACCGTGTTATTATCTTTGTACATTTAGGCTTCTTGGGCGACGTCGACCAGCAACGGACTTTCTTCAAGTT containing:
- the rpsL gene encoding 30S ribosomal protein S12, translating into MPTINQLIRSGRKAQSKRKKTPALMECPQRRGVCTRVYTTTPKKPNSALRKVARVRLTNGMEVTAYIGGEGHNLQEHSVVLIRGGRVKDLPGVRYHIVRGTLDTSGVDDRRRGRSKYGTKRPK
- the rpsG gene encoding 30S ribosomal protein S7 is translated as MPRKGPVQKRQILPDPVYGSKLITRFINRLMLDGKKSTAERIFYQAIETLANKTNEEPLKAFEKCLDNIRPALEVKSRRVGGATYQVPLEVRPDRQTALAIRWLIGYARGRGEKGMVARLSGELLDAFNNRGGAVKKREDTHKMAEANKAFAHYRW
- the fusA gene encoding elongation factor G — encoded protein: MARKVPRDKQRNIGIMAHIDAGKTTTTERILFYTGVSHKIGEVHDGEATMDWMVQEQERGITITSAATTCMWRDHRVNIIDTPGHVDFTMEVERALRVLDGAIAVFDSVAGVEPQSETVWRQADRYDVPRMAFVNKMDRTGADFFRCVDMMRTRLGAKAVPVQLPIGAEDEFQGVVDLIEGKAYIYDHKDHGASFSTVDVPADLQDQYELMRSEMIEAIAEEDEVLLERYMADEELTPDELREGVRKATNSLTICPVLCGTAFRNKGVQPLLDAVVDYMPSPLDIETMKGIDPDTEEEIECPCDDDKPLAALAFKLMTDPFVGHLTFLRIYSGKIVSGDTVMNAATGKKERIGRLLKMHANKREEIKEAFAGDIVAAVGLKYVATGDTMSDLKHAVVLESLDIPDSVIEVAIEPKTKADRDTLSAALVKLAKEDPSFRVKGDEETGQTLIAGMGELHLEIIVDRLLREFNVNANVGAPRVAYRETISAPKKVDVKHAKQSGGRGQYGHVVLEVEPNPEKGYEFVDEIKGGVIPKEYIPAVDKGIKDAMKNGIVAGFPVVDVKVKLVYGSYHEVDSSEQAFYIAGSQAIKQACKGAKPVLLEPIMSVEVVTPEDYLGDVMGDLNGRRGRVGEMEARTGVQVVRSFVPLSEMFGYATDLRSKTQGRATFTMQFDHYEKLPNSLAEELMNGKD